One Pseudomonas entomophila genomic window carries:
- the hutH gene encoding histidine ammonia-lyase: MTELTLKPGTLTLAQLRAIHAAPVRLQLDASAAPAIDASVACVEQIIAEDRTAYGINTGFGLLASTRIASHDLENLQRSLVLSHAAGIGAPLDDSLVRLIMVLKINSLSRGFSGIRRKVIDALIALVNAEVYPHIPLKGSVGASGDLAPLAHMSLVLLGEGKARYKGQWLSATEALAVAGLEPLTLAAKEGLALLNGTQASTAYALRGLFQAEDLYAAAIACGGLSVEAALGSRSPFDARIHEVRGQRGQIDTAACFRDLLGDSSEVSLSHKNCDKVQDPYSLRCQPQVMGACLTQIRQAAEVLGIEANAVSDNPLVFAAEGDVISGGNFHAEPVAMAADNLALAIAEIGSLSERRISLMMDKHMSQLPPFLVENGGVNSGFMIAQVTAAALASENKALSHPHSVDSLPTSANQEDHVSMAPAAGKRLWEMAENTRGVLAIEWLGACQGLDLRKGLKTSVKLEQARQALRREVPHYDRDRFFAPDIEAASTLLAKGTLTGLLPAGVLPSL, translated from the coding sequence GTGACCGAATTGACCCTCAAGCCCGGCACCCTGACCCTGGCCCAGCTGCGCGCCATCCATGCCGCCCCCGTGCGCCTGCAACTGGACGCCAGTGCCGCGCCGGCCATCGACGCCAGCGTCGCCTGCGTCGAGCAGATCATCGCCGAAGACCGTACCGCCTACGGCATCAACACCGGTTTCGGCCTGCTGGCCTCGACCCGCATCGCCAGCCATGACCTCGAGAACCTGCAACGCTCGCTGGTGCTGTCCCACGCCGCCGGTATCGGCGCGCCGCTGGACGACAGCCTGGTGCGCCTGATCATGGTGCTGAAGATCAACAGCCTCAGCCGTGGCTTCTCCGGCATCCGTCGCAAGGTGATCGACGCGCTGATCGCCCTGGTCAACGCCGAAGTCTATCCACACATCCCGCTCAAGGGCTCGGTCGGCGCGTCCGGCGACCTGGCACCGCTGGCGCACATGTCGCTGGTGCTGCTGGGCGAGGGCAAGGCTCGCTACAAGGGGCAATGGCTGTCGGCTACCGAAGCCCTGGCTGTCGCCGGCCTGGAGCCGCTGACCCTGGCCGCGAAAGAGGGCCTGGCCCTGCTCAACGGCACCCAGGCGTCCACCGCCTACGCCCTGCGTGGCCTGTTCCAGGCTGAAGACCTGTACGCCGCGGCCATCGCCTGTGGCGGCCTTAGCGTGGAAGCTGCGTTGGGTTCGCGCTCGCCGTTCGATGCGCGCATCCATGAAGTGCGTGGTCAGCGTGGCCAGATCGACACCGCCGCCTGCTTCCGCGACCTGCTGGGTGACTCCAGCGAAGTGTCGCTGTCGCACAAGAACTGCGACAAGGTCCAGGATCCGTACTCCCTGCGCTGCCAACCGCAGGTCATGGGCGCCTGCCTGACCCAGATCCGCCAGGCCGCCGAGGTGCTGGGCATCGAGGCCAACGCCGTGTCGGACAACCCGCTGGTGTTCGCCGCCGAGGGTGACGTGATTTCCGGTGGCAACTTCCACGCCGAGCCCGTGGCCATGGCTGCCGACAACCTCGCCCTGGCAATCGCCGAGATCGGCTCGCTGAGCGAGCGTCGCATCTCGCTGATGATGGACAAGCACATGTCCCAGCTGCCGCCGTTCCTGGTGGAGAACGGTGGGGTCAACTCCGGCTTCATGATCGCCCAGGTCACCGCCGCCGCGCTGGCCAGCGAGAACAAGGCCCTGTCGCACCCGCACAGCGTCGACAGCCTGCCGACCTCGGCCAACCAGGAAGACCACGTGTCGATGGCCCCGGCCGCCGGCAAGCGTCTGTGGGAAATGGCCGAAAACACCCGTGGCGTGCTGGCCATCGAATGGCTGGGCGCCTGCCAGGGCCTGGACCTGCGCAAGGGGCTGAAGACCTCGGTCAAGCTGGAGCAGGCGCGCCAGGCGCTGCGCCGCGAAGTGCCGCACTATGACCGCGACCGTTTCTTCGCGCCGGACATCGAGGCGGCCTCCACGCTGCTGGCCAAAGGCACCTTGACCGGCCTGCTGCCGGCTGGGGTTCTACCTAGCCTGTAA
- a CDS encoding amino acid permease, translating to MQQAQGLKRGLSARHIRFMALGSAIGTGLFYGSASAIQMAGPAVLLAYLIGGAAVFMVMRALGEMAVHNPVAGSFGHYASTYLGPMAGFILGWTYAFEMVIVAIADVTAFGIYMGFWFPEVARWIWVLGIVFLIGGLNLCNVRVFGEMEFWLSLLKVGAIVAMILAGLGIMAFGFSQVDTGHAVGVSNLFEHGGFMPNGVSGLIASFAVVMFAFGGIEIIGVTAGEAKDPQRVIPKAINAVPLRILLFYVLTLFVLMCLYPWPQIGSQGSPFVQIFSNLGIGSAAAVLNIVVISAAISAINSDIFGAGRMMYGLAQHGQAPRGFGKLSKHGVPWMTVVVMGAALLVGVLLNYLIPENVFLLIASIATFATVWVWLMILVTQVAMRRSMSREEVAQLKFPVPFWPYGPALAIAFMVFIFGVLGYFPDTQAALIVGVIWVVFLVASYLLWCKPRAGRGEPARESVELHR from the coding sequence ATGCAACAAGCTCAAGGTCTCAAGCGCGGGCTATCGGCCCGGCATATCCGTTTCATGGCGCTCGGTTCGGCAATCGGTACCGGGCTGTTCTACGGCTCCGCCTCGGCCATCCAGATGGCCGGCCCGGCCGTGCTGCTGGCCTACCTGATCGGTGGCGCCGCCGTGTTCATGGTGATGCGCGCCCTCGGTGAGATGGCCGTGCACAACCCGGTGGCCGGCTCCTTCGGTCACTACGCCAGCACCTACCTCGGCCCCATGGCCGGCTTCATCCTCGGCTGGACCTACGCTTTCGAGATGGTCATCGTCGCCATCGCCGACGTGACGGCCTTCGGTATCTACATGGGCTTCTGGTTCCCCGAGGTCGCCCGCTGGATCTGGGTGCTGGGCATCGTCTTCCTGATCGGCGGCCTGAACCTGTGCAACGTCCGGGTCTTCGGCGAGATGGAGTTCTGGCTGTCGCTGCTCAAGGTCGGCGCCATCGTCGCGATGATCCTCGCCGGCCTGGGCATCATGGCCTTCGGCTTCAGCCAGGTGGACACCGGGCACGCGGTCGGGGTGAGCAACCTGTTCGAGCACGGCGGCTTCATGCCCAATGGTGTCAGTGGCTTGATCGCTTCGTTCGCGGTGGTGATGTTCGCCTTCGGCGGCATCGAGATCATCGGCGTCACCGCCGGTGAAGCGAAGGATCCGCAGCGCGTGATCCCCAAGGCGATCAACGCCGTGCCGCTGCGTATCCTGCTGTTCTACGTGCTCACCCTGTTCGTGCTGATGTGCCTGTACCCTTGGCCGCAGATCGGCAGCCAGGGCAGCCCGTTCGTGCAGATCTTCAGCAACCTGGGGATCGGTTCCGCCGCGGCCGTGCTCAATATCGTGGTGATCTCGGCAGCCATCTCGGCGATCAACAGCGACATCTTCGGCGCCGGCCGCATGATGTACGGCCTGGCCCAGCACGGCCAGGCGCCGCGTGGCTTCGGCAAACTGTCGAAACATGGCGTGCCGTGGATGACCGTGGTGGTGATGGGCGCGGCGCTGCTGGTCGGCGTGCTGCTCAACTACCTGATCCCGGAGAACGTGTTCCTGCTGATCGCTTCCATCGCCACCTTCGCTACCGTGTGGGTGTGGCTGATGATTCTGGTCACCCAGGTGGCCATGCGCCGTAGCATGAGCCGCGAAGAGGTTGCCCAACTCAAGTTCCCGGTACCGTTCTGGCCCTATGGCCCGGCCCTGGCCATCGCATTCATGGTGTTCATCTTCGGTGTGCTCGGCTACTTCCCCGACACCCAGGCAGCGTTGATCGTCGGCGTGATCTGGGTGGTGTTCCTGGTGGCGTCCTACCTGCTGTGGTGCAAGCCGCGCGCGGGCCGTGGCGAGCCGGCCCGGGAGTCGGTCGAGTTGCACCGCTGA
- the hutU gene encoding urocanate hydratase: MTDNNKYRDVEIRAPRGNKLTAKSWLTEAPLRMLMNNLDPQVAENPKELVVYGGIGRAARNWECYDKIVETLTRLEDDETLLVQSGKPVGVFKTHSNAPRVLIANSNLVPHWANWEHFNELDAKGLAMYGQMTAGSWIYIGSQGIVQGTYETFVEAGRQHYNGSLKGKWVLTAGLGGMGGAQPLAATLAGACSLNIECQQSRIDFRLETRYVDEQAKDLDDALARIAKYTAEGKAISIALHGNAAEILPELVKRGVRPDMVTDQTSAHDPLNGYLPAGWTWEQYRDRAQTDPAAVVKAAKQSMAVHVKAMLDFQKQGIPTFDYGNNIRQMAKEEGVTNAFDFPGFVPAYIRPLFCRGVGPFRWAALSGDAEDIYKTDAKVKELIPDDAHLHRWLDMARERISFQGLPARICWVGLGLRAKLGLAFNEMVRSGELSAPVVIGRDHLDSGSVSSPNRETEAMRDGSDAVSDWPLLNALLNTAGGATWVSLHHGGGVGMGFSQHSGMVIVCDGTDEAAERIARVLTNDPGTGVMRHADAGYQIAIDCAKEQGLDLPMITG, translated from the coding sequence GTGACTGACAACAACAAATACCGTGACGTAGAAATCCGCGCCCCGCGTGGCAACAAGCTGACCGCCAAAAGCTGGCTGACCGAAGCCCCGCTGCGCATGCTGATGAACAACCTCGACCCGCAGGTCGCCGAGAACCCCAAAGAGCTGGTGGTGTACGGCGGCATCGGCCGCGCCGCGCGCAACTGGGAGTGCTACGACAAGATCGTCGAGACCCTGACCCGCCTGGAAGACGACGAAACCCTGCTGGTGCAGTCGGGCAAGCCGGTCGGCGTGTTCAAGACCCACAGCAACGCCCCGCGCGTGCTGATCGCCAACTCCAACCTGGTGCCGCACTGGGCCAACTGGGAACATTTCAACGAGCTGGACGCCAAAGGCCTGGCCATGTACGGCCAGATGACCGCCGGCAGCTGGATCTACATCGGCAGCCAGGGCATCGTCCAGGGTACCTACGAAACCTTCGTCGAGGCCGGCCGCCAGCACTACAACGGCAGCCTGAAAGGCAAGTGGGTACTGACCGCAGGCCTGGGCGGCATGGGCGGCGCCCAGCCACTGGCCGCGACGCTTGCCGGCGCCTGCTCGCTGAACATCGAGTGCCAGCAGAGCCGCATCGATTTCCGCCTGGAAACCCGCTACGTCGACGAGCAGGCCAAGGACCTGGACGACGCCCTGGCGCGCATCGCCAAGTACACCGCCGAAGGCAAGGCCATCTCCATCGCCCTGCACGGCAACGCCGCCGAAATCCTGCCCGAGCTGGTCAAGCGTGGCGTGCGCCCGGACATGGTCACCGACCAGACCAGCGCCCACGACCCGCTCAACGGCTACCTGCCGGCCGGCTGGACCTGGGAGCAGTACCGCGACCGCGCCCAGACCGACCCGGCTGCCGTGGTCAAGGCCGCCAAGCAATCGATGGCCGTGCACGTCAAAGCCATGCTCGACTTCCAGAAGCAGGGCATCCCGACCTTCGACTACGGCAACAACATCCGCCAGATGGCCAAGGAAGAGGGCGTGACCAATGCCTTCGACTTCCCGGGCTTCGTGCCGGCGTACATCCGCCCGCTGTTCTGCCGTGGTGTCGGCCCGTTCCGCTGGGCCGCGCTGTCGGGCGACGCAGAAGACATCTACAAGACCGACGCCAAGGTCAAGGAACTGATCCCGGACGACGCCCACCTGCACCGCTGGCTGGACATGGCCCGCGAGCGCATCAGCTTCCAGGGCCTGCCGGCGCGTATCTGCTGGGTTGGTCTGGGCCTGCGCGCCAAGCTGGGCCTGGCGTTCAACGAAATGGTCCGTAGCGGCGAGCTGTCGGCGCCGGTCGTCATCGGCCGTGACCACCTGGACTCGGGCTCGGTGTCCAGCCCCAACCGCGAGACCGAAGCCATGCGCGACGGCTCCGACGCGGTCTCCGACTGGCCGCTGCTCAACGCCCTGCTCAACACCGCGGGCGGCGCCACCTGGGTTTCGCTGCACCACGGCGGTGGCGTGGGCATGGGCTTCTCCCAGCACTCGGGCATGGTCATCGTCTGTGACGGTACCGACGAAGCCGCCGAGCGTATCGCCCGCGTACTGACCAACGACCCGGGGACTGGCGTGATGCGCCACGCCGATGCCGGTTACCAGATCGCCATCGACTGCGCCAAGGAGCAGGGCCTGGACCTGCCGATGATCACCGGCTGA
- a CDS encoding formimidoylglutamate deiminase yields MPAFFAERALLPTGWARNVRLEVAADGRLAAIMADADAEGAERLAGPLLPGMPNLHSHAFQRAMAGLAEVAGNPNDSFWTWRDLMYRLVGRITPEQLQVIARQLYIEMLKAGYTSVAEFHYVHHDQAGQRYADPAELSRRISAAAAASGIGLTLLPVLYSHSGFGGQAPNEGQRRFINSTEQYLQLQQQLAPLLARQPAQQLGLCFHSLRAVTPGQIADVLGASDKACPIHIHIAEQQKEVDDCLAWSGRRPLQWLYEHVEVDERWCLVHATHAEADEVAAMARSGAVAGLCLTTEANLGDGIFPAVDFLAQNGRMGIGSDSHVSLSVVEELRWLEYGQRLRDQRRNRLYRADQAMVGRTLYDAALVGGAQALGQPIGELAVGKRADWLVLDGQDPYLAMADGDAILNRWLFAGGDRQVRDVMVNGQWVVRQGRHDQEEESAVAFVEVLRQLLA; encoded by the coding sequence ATGCCAGCCTTTTTCGCCGAACGTGCCCTGCTCCCTACGGGCTGGGCCCGCAATGTCCGCCTGGAGGTCGCCGCCGATGGCCGGCTGGCCGCGATCATGGCCGACGCCGACGCCGAGGGCGCCGAGCGCCTGGCCGGCCCATTGCTGCCAGGCATGCCCAACCTGCACTCGCACGCGTTCCAGCGGGCCATGGCGGGGCTGGCGGAAGTGGCCGGCAACCCCAACGACAGTTTCTGGACCTGGCGCGACCTGATGTATCGCCTGGTCGGGCGCATCACCCCCGAGCAGTTGCAAGTCATCGCCCGCCAGCTGTACATCGAGATGCTCAAGGCCGGCTACACCTCGGTGGCGGAATTCCACTACGTGCACCATGACCAGGCCGGCCAGCGCTACGCCGACCCGGCCGAGCTGTCCCGGCGCATCAGCGCCGCCGCGGCGGCCAGCGGCATCGGCCTGACCCTGCTGCCGGTGCTGTACAGCCATTCGGGCTTTGGCGGGCAGGCGCCCAATGAGGGGCAGCGCCGCTTCATCAACTCGACCGAACAGTACCTGCAACTGCAGCAACAGCTTGCCCCGCTGCTGGCGCGACAGCCGGCGCAGCAACTGGGGTTGTGCTTCCACTCCTTGCGCGCCGTCACCCCAGGGCAGATCGCCGATGTACTGGGTGCCAGCGACAAGGCTTGCCCGATCCACATCCACATCGCCGAGCAGCAGAAGGAGGTCGACGACTGCCTGGCCTGGAGTGGCCGCCGCCCGCTGCAATGGCTCTACGAGCATGTCGAGGTGGATGAGCGCTGGTGCCTGGTTCACGCCACCCATGCCGAAGCCGACGAAGTCGCCGCGATGGCCCGCAGTGGCGCGGTGGCCGGGCTGTGCCTGACCACCGAGGCCAACCTGGGCGATGGTATCTTCCCGGCCGTGGATTTCCTGGCCCAGAACGGGCGAATGGGGATCGGCTCGGACAGCCATGTGTCGCTGAGCGTGGTCGAGGAACTGCGCTGGCTGGAATACGGCCAGCGCCTGCGCGACCAACGGCGCAACCGGCTGTATCGCGCGGATCAGGCGATGGTCGGGCGAACCTTGTACGACGCCGCGCTGGTGGGCGGCGCGCAGGCGCTGGGGCAGCCGATCGGCGAACTGGCGGTGGGCAAACGAGCGGACTGGCTGGTGCTGGATGGACAGGACCCGTACCTGGCCATGGCCGATGGCGATGCCATCCTGAACCGCTGGCTGTTCGCCGGTGGCGACCGTCAGGTGCGCGATGTGATGGTCAACGGCCAGTGGGTGGTGCGCCAGGGACGGCATGACCAAGAGGAAGAAAGCGCAGTGGCGTTCGTCGAGGTGCTGCGCCAACTGCTGGCCTGA
- the bamE gene encoding outer membrane protein assembly factor BamE domain-containing protein, whose amino-acid sequence MSLRSLALLSLCVVLTACSKINQENYSKLKAGMNKAEVEQLLGTPKECSGALGMSSCTWGDEKSFISVQYAADKVLMYSGQGLK is encoded by the coding sequence ATGTCGTTGCGTTCCCTCGCCCTGTTGTCCTTGTGTGTCGTCCTGACCGCCTGCAGCAAGATCAACCAGGAAAACTATTCCAAGCTCAAGGCCGGCATGAACAAGGCCGAGGTCGAGCAGTTGCTCGGTACGCCGAAGGAGTGTTCCGGCGCGCTGGGCATGAGCAGTTGCACCTGGGGTGACGAGAAGAGCTTCATCAGCGTGCAGTACGCTGCCGACAAGGTCCTGATGTATTCCGGTCAGGGGCTCAAATGA
- the hutC gene encoding histidine utilization repressor — protein sequence MGEGPAPLYARVKQMIIQQIESGSWPPHHRVPSESELVNELGFSRMTINRALRELTAEGLLVRMQGVGTFVAEPKTRSALFEVNNIADEIAGRGHQHSCQVIKLAEEAAGSERALALDMREGQRVFHSLIVHYENGVPVQIEDRYVNAAIAPDYLKQDFTRQTPYAYLSQVAPLTEGEHVVEAILAEPEECKLLQIERGEPCLLIRRRTWSGRQPVTAARLIHPGSRHRLEGRFSK from the coding sequence ATGGGCGAAGGGCCGGCGCCGCTCTACGCCCGGGTGAAACAGATGATCATCCAGCAGATCGAGAGCGGCAGCTGGCCGCCTCATCATCGGGTGCCTTCCGAGAGCGAACTGGTCAACGAGCTGGGTTTCAGCCGCATGACCATCAACCGCGCGCTGCGCGAGCTGACCGCCGAGGGCCTGCTGGTGCGCATGCAGGGCGTCGGCACCTTCGTCGCCGAGCCCAAGACCCGCTCTGCGCTGTTCGAGGTCAACAACATCGCCGACGAGATCGCCGGCCGTGGTCACCAGCATAGCTGCCAGGTGATCAAGCTCGCCGAGGAAGCCGCCGGCTCCGAGCGGGCCCTGGCCCTGGACATGCGCGAAGGCCAGCGGGTGTTCCACTCGCTTATCGTGCATTACGAGAACGGCGTGCCGGTGCAGATCGAGGACCGCTACGTCAACGCGGCCATCGCCCCGGACTACCTCAAGCAGGACTTCACCCGGCAGACGCCCTACGCCTACCTGTCGCAGGTCGCGCCGCTCACCGAAGGCGAGCACGTGGTCGAGGCCATCCTCGCCGAGCCTGAAGAATGCAAGCTGTTGCAGATCGAGCGTGGCGAGCCCTGCCTGCTGATCCGCCGCCGCACCTGGTCGGGCCGCCAGCCGGTGACCGCCGCGCGCCTGATCCACCCCGGTTCCCGTCATCGCCTTGAAGGACGATTCAGCAAATGA
- the hutG gene encoding N-formylglutamate deformylase yields the protein MDKVLSFHQGRLPLLISMPHAGLNLTAAVRDGLVEPARSLPDTDWHIPRLYDVARELGASVVAAEYSRFVIDLNRPDDDKPLYVGATTGLYPATLFDGEPLFKDAQVPTAGERATYLERIWRPYHDTIRRELARLREEFGYALLWDAHSIRSVIPHLFDGKLPDFNLGTFNGASCDPVLAERLLGVCAEFPAYSHVLNGRFKGGHITRHYGDPANHIHAVQLELAQSTYMEEKEPFAYREDLAQPTQEVLRRLLETTLQWARERYGR from the coding sequence ATGGACAAGGTTTTGAGTTTCCACCAGGGCCGCCTGCCCTTGCTGATCAGCATGCCTCACGCCGGGTTGAACCTGACCGCCGCGGTGCGCGACGGCCTGGTCGAGCCTGCGCGCAGCCTGCCGGACACCGACTGGCACATCCCGCGCCTCTACGACGTCGCCCGCGAACTGGGCGCCAGCGTGGTGGCGGCGGAGTACTCGCGGTTCGTCATCGACCTGAACCGGCCGGATGACGACAAGCCGCTGTATGTCGGCGCCACCACCGGCCTGTACCCGGCGACTTTGTTCGACGGCGAGCCGTTGTTCAAGGACGCTCAGGTACCGACCGCCGGCGAACGGGCAACGTACCTGGAAAGGATATGGCGCCCGTACCACGACACGATTCGCCGTGAACTGGCGCGTCTGCGTGAAGAGTTTGGTTATGCGTTGTTGTGGGATGCCCACTCGATTCGTTCGGTGATCCCGCACCTGTTTGACGGCAAGTTGCCGGACTTCAACCTGGGCACCTTCAATGGTGCTAGTTGTGATCCGGTATTGGCCGAGCGGCTGCTGGGTGTTTGCGCCGAGTTCCCGGCTTACAGCCATGTGCTCAACGGGCGTTTCAAGGGGGGGCACATCACTCGCCATTATGGCGATCCGGCCAATCACATCCATGCGGTGCAACTGGAGCTGGCGCAGAGCACCTACATGGAAGAGAAAGAACCGTTCGCCTACCGCGAAGACCTGGCGCAACCGACCCAGGAGGTCTTGCGGCGCCTGCTGGAAACCACCTTGCAGTGGGCGCGCGAGCGCTACGGTCGCTAG
- a CDS encoding lipocalin family protein, giving the protein MRRLHLLLGVCLVMLLGGCATSATDPLAPKTAGAVDLKRYQGKWFELARLPMKYQDGCAQSEAHYNLKPDGSVGVLNRCRTLGDEWLRAEGHATPQQPGHTDKLWVEFDNWFTRLVPGVAKGAYWILYVDDRYRTAIVGSPDRKYLWILSRTPSLPAWERENLLARARQQGFDTSRLIWRSPDKDIVARH; this is encoded by the coding sequence ATGAGGCGCCTGCACCTGCTGTTGGGGGTTTGCCTGGTGATGCTGCTCGGTGGCTGCGCCACCTCGGCCACCGACCCGCTGGCACCGAAGACCGCAGGTGCGGTCGATCTGAAGCGTTACCAGGGCAAGTGGTTCGAGCTGGCGCGTCTGCCGATGAAGTACCAGGACGGCTGCGCCCAGTCCGAGGCCCACTACAACCTCAAGCCAGACGGCAGCGTGGGCGTGCTCAACCGGTGCCGCACGCTGGGCGACGAATGGCTGCGCGCCGAGGGGCATGCCACGCCGCAGCAGCCGGGGCACACCGACAAGCTGTGGGTGGAGTTCGACAACTGGTTCACCCGGCTGGTGCCTGGCGTGGCCAAGGGCGCGTACTGGATCCTCTATGTGGATGATCGCTATCGCACGGCGATCGTCGGCAGCCCGGATCGCAAGTACCTGTGGATACTTTCGCGCACGCCTTCGCTGCCGGCCTGGGAGCGGGAGAACCTGCTGGCCAGGGCGCGGCAGCAGGGCTTCGACACCAGTCGGTTGATCTGGCGTTCGCCGGACAAGGATATCGTTGCCCGGCATTGA
- a CDS encoding HutD/Ves family protein, with amino-acid sequence MSQLQLLRAHDYPRMPWKNGGGFTEEITRDAGDSLDGFGWRLSIADIEESGGFSTFAGYQRIITVLQGDGMRLLVDGQASRPLLPFDAFAFSGESQVSCKLLGGAIRDFNLIYAPQRYQARLQWFDGSSRLFSSASTVLLFAAGNHVEVALAGQGRQQLGRYDCLRIDGNEGLLELDVQGRFCLIELISR; translated from the coding sequence ATGAGCCAGCTGCAGCTGTTGCGCGCCCACGACTACCCGCGCATGCCCTGGAAGAACGGTGGCGGTTTCACCGAAGAGATCACCCGTGACGCAGGCGACAGCCTGGACGGTTTCGGCTGGCGGCTGTCGATCGCCGATATCGAGGAGTCCGGTGGCTTTTCCACCTTCGCCGGCTATCAGCGGATCATCACCGTGCTGCAGGGCGATGGCATGCGCCTGCTGGTCGACGGCCAGGCCAGCAGGCCGCTGCTGCCGTTCGACGCGTTCGCTTTCAGTGGCGAGAGCCAGGTCAGTTGCAAGCTGCTGGGCGGGGCGATTCGCGATTTCAACCTGATCTATGCACCGCAGCGGTATCAGGCGCGCTTGCAGTGGTTCGATGGTTCCAGCCGGTTGTTCAGTTCGGCGTCGACGGTGTTGCTGTTTGCCGCCGGCAATCATGTCGAGGTGGCGCTGGCCGGGCAGGGCAGGCAGCAGCTTGGGCGCTATGACTGCCTGCGGATTGATGGCAACGAGGGGTTGCTGGAGCTGGATGTGCAGGGGCGGTTCTGCCTGATCGAGCTGATTTCACGCTGA
- the hutI gene encoding imidazolonepropionase, protein MRTLWQHCHAATMTEGRYSVIEDAAIVTSAGLIEWIGPRGEVPPVAAGRVVDLGGAWVTPGLIDCHTHAVFGGNRSGEFEQRLQGVSYAEIAAQGGGIASTVRATRAASEDALLASARQRVQALMRDGVTTIEIKSGYGLDLENERKMLRVARRLGEELPVTVRSTCLAAHALPPEYAGRADDYIDHICDQMLPALAAEGLVDAVDAFCEHLAFSPAQVERLFIKARELGLPVKLHAEQLSSLHGSSLAARYQALSADHLEFMTEEDAIAMAKAGTVAVLLPGAFYFLRETQLPPMDALRRHGVKIALASDLNPGTSPGLSLRLMLNMGCTCFRMTPEEALAGVTLHAATALGLGHSHGSLEVGKVADFIAWQIERPADLSYWLGGDLPKRVVRLGHEISN, encoded by the coding sequence ATGAGAACCCTCTGGCAGCATTGCCACGCAGCGACCATGACCGAGGGCCGTTACTCGGTCATCGAGGACGCGGCAATCGTCACCAGCGCAGGCCTGATCGAGTGGATCGGCCCGCGCGGTGAAGTACCGCCGGTCGCGGCCGGCCGCGTCGTCGACCTGGGCGGTGCCTGGGTGACGCCCGGGTTGATCGACTGCCACACCCACGCGGTGTTCGGTGGCAACCGCAGCGGCGAGTTCGAGCAGCGCCTGCAGGGCGTCAGCTACGCCGAGATCGCCGCCCAGGGCGGTGGTATCGCCAGCACCGTGCGGGCCACCCGCGCGGCCAGCGAGGACGCGCTGCTGGCCAGTGCCCGCCAGCGGGTCCAGGCACTGATGCGCGACGGCGTGACCACGATCGAGATCAAGTCCGGCTACGGCCTGGACCTCGAGAACGAACGCAAGATGCTGCGCGTCGCCCGGCGCCTGGGCGAGGAACTGCCCGTGACCGTGCGCAGCACCTGCCTGGCCGCCCACGCCCTGCCGCCGGAATACGCGGGCAGGGCGGACGACTACATCGACCATATCTGCGACCAGATGCTCCCGGCACTGGCCGCAGAGGGCCTGGTGGACGCGGTGGATGCCTTCTGCGAACACCTGGCGTTCTCGCCAGCCCAGGTCGAGCGCCTGTTCATCAAGGCGCGCGAGCTGGGGCTGCCGGTCAAGCTGCACGCCGAGCAGTTGTCGTCGCTGCACGGTTCGAGCCTGGCCGCGCGCTACCAGGCGCTGTCGGCCGACCACCTGGAATTCATGACTGAAGAGGACGCCATCGCCATGGCCAAGGCCGGCACGGTCGCCGTGCTGCTGCCGGGGGCGTTCTACTTCCTGCGCGAAACCCAGTTGCCGCCGATGGATGCCTTGCGCCGCCATGGGGTGAAGATTGCCCTGGCCAGCGACCTCAACCCCGGCACCTCGCCGGGGCTGTCGCTGCGCCTGATGCTGAACATGGGTTGCACCTGTTTCCGCATGACCCCGGAAGAGGCCCTGGCCGGTGTCACCCTGCACGCCGCCACCGCGCTGGGGCTGGGCCACAGCCATGGTTCGCTGGAAGTGGGCAAGGTGGCGGACTTCATCGCCTGGCAGATCGAACGCCCGGCCGACCTCAGCTACTGGCTCGGCGGCGACCTGCCCAAGCGCGTGGTGCGCCTGGGCCATGAGATATCCAATTGA